In Tursiops truncatus isolate mTurTru1 chromosome X, mTurTru1.mat.Y, whole genome shotgun sequence, the following proteins share a genomic window:
- the HTATSF1 gene encoding 17S U2 SnRNP complex component HTATSF1 isoform X2: MSNNLDENDEFDEQLRMQKLYGGSEDGDTEKDPGGENDSFQQQPTDTPYEWDLDKKAWFPKITEDFIATYQANYGFSNDGASSSTANVQDVSARTAEEPPQRKSPEPSDTKKRGEKRKSESGLPPDITVDEFIQLMSKFGIIMRDPQTEEFKVKLYKDNQGNLKGDGLCCYLKRESVDLALKLLDDDEIRGYKLHVEVAKFQLKGEYDASKKKKKCKDYKKKLSMQQKQLDWRPEKRAGPSRLRHERVVIIRNMFHPIDFEDDPLVLNEIREDLRVECSKFGQVRRLLLFDRHPDGVASVSFRDPEEADYCIQTLNGRWFGGRQITAQVWDGTTDYQVEETTREREERLRGWEVFLNTPEANRGLQRSDSVWAPERVGPSRMRHFSEHPCTSQTNVQEAATEMAFEEPIDEKKFEKTEDGGEVEEAASEKDAKESGPEKEAEKGCPQKESEESCLKREFEEGCPKRAREEDFPDRESGERSPEKEHEEGSPKKESKENGAEREPKKKRLKTDPDENSLEQEPEEEASPQKAAEDGSSEQGSEECSEKQFEDDSEKELEENGLEKGFEEEGSEKELNENILEKEVEENNSEKSEFEDDSSGKMFDEEGSEKEFDEESDEKEEEEDVYEKVFDDESDEKEDKEVAEEKGLEDVVEKDKEDDADEKVFEDSDGKEDEEDADVKEDEDTDEKMFEDDDSNEKLFDDDASDNLFEDSDERGTVGDSGNVKEEGPLSTGSSFVLSSDDDDEDDDDV, translated from the exons ATGAGCAACAACTTGGATGAGAACGACGAGTTTGATGAGCAGTTGCGAATGCAAAAATTGTACGGAGGCTCTGAGGACGGCGACACCGAGAAAGATCCCGGTGGAGAAAACGATTCTTTCCAGCAGCAGCCGACTGACACCCCATACGAGTGGGACCTGGATAAGAAGGCTTGGTTCCCCAAG ATCACTGAAGATTTTATTGCTACATATCAGGCCAATTATGGCTTTTCTAACGATGGTGCGTCTAGTTCTACTGCGAATGTCCAAGATGTCAGTGCTAGGACTGCAGAGGAACCTCCGCAAAGAAAATCCCCCGAACCCAGTGATACCaaaaagaggggagaaaagagaaagagtgaaTCAG GTTTGCCTCCAGATATTACAGTGGATGAATTTATACAGCTCATGTCCAAGTTTGGCATTATTATGAGAGATCCTCAAACAGAAGAATTTAAGGTCAAGCTTTACAAAGATAATCAAGGAAATCTTAAAGGAGATGGACTTTGCTGTTATTTGAAG AGAGAATCTGTGGATCTTGCATTAAAACTTTTGGATGACGATGAAATTAGAGGCTACAAATTACATGTGGAGGTGGCAAAGTTTCAACTGAAAGGGGAATATGACgcctcaaagaagaaaaagaagtgcaAAGACTACAAGAAAAAGCTGTCTATGCAACAaaa GCAGTTGGATTGGAGACCTGAGAAAAGAGCTGGCCCGTCCCGACTGCGCCACGAGCGAGTTGTCATCATCAGAAATATGTTTCATCCTATAGATTTTGAG GATGATCCACTGGTGCTGAACGAGATCAGAGAAGACCTTCGGGTGGAATGTTCGAAGTTTGGACAAGTTAGGAGGCTCCTCCTCTTTGAT AGACACCCTGATGGTGTGGCCTCTGTGTCCTTTAGGGATCCGGAGGAAGCTGATTATTGTATTCAGACCCTCAATGGAAGGTGGTTTGGTGGCCGTCAAATCACTGCCCAAGTGTGGGATGGGACTACAGATTATCAG GTGGAGGAGACCacgagagaaagggaggaaaggctGAGAGGATGGGAGGTTTTCCTCAACACTCCCGAAGCCAACAGAGGCCTTCAGCGTTCAGATTCCGTCTGGGCTCCAGAAAGGGTGGGGCCTTCTAGAATGAGGCATTTTTCAGAGCACCCTTGCACATCTCAAACGAATGTTCAAGAAGCCGCAACTGAAATGGCATTTGAAGAACCTATAGAtgaaaagaagtttgaaaaaacaGAAGATGGGGGAGAAGTTGAAGAAGCTGCTTCTGAAAAAGATGCTAAAGAAAGTGGCCCTGAAAAAGAGGCTGAAAAAGGCTGTCCCCAAAAAGAATCTGAAGAGAGCTGCCTCAAAAGAGAGTTTGAGGAAGGCTGTCCCAAAAGAGCGCGTGAAGAAGACTTCCCTGACAGAGAGTCCGGAGAACGCAGCCCCGAGAAAGAGCATGAAGAGGGTAGTCCTAAAAAAGAGTCGAAAGAGAATGGTGCAGAAAGAGAGCCCAAAAAGAAGAGACTCAAAACAGATCCTGATGAGAACAGCCTTGAGCAGGAGCCTGAGGAGGAGGCCAGCCCCCAGAAGGCGGCTGAAGATGGCAGCTCAGAACAAGGGTCTGAAGAGTGCTCGGAAAAGCAGTTTGAAGACGACTCCGAAAAAGAGTTAGAAGAAAACGGCCTTGAGAAAGGTTTTGAGGAAGAGGGCTCGGAGAAGGAACTTAATGaaaacattcttgagaaagaGGTAGAAGAAAATAACTCTGAAAAATCAGAATTCGAAGATGACAGCTCTGGGAAAATGTTTGATGAAGAAGGCTCTGAGAAGGAGTTTGACGAAGAGTCagatgagaaggaagaagaggaagatgtGTATGAAAAAGTATTTGACGACGAGTCGGATGAAAAAGAGGACAAAGAAGTTGCAGAAGAAAAGGGACTGGAAGATGTGGTTGAAAAGGACAAAGAAGACGATGCAGATGAAAAGGTGTTTGAAGATTcagatggaaaagaagatgaggaAGATGCAGATGTAAAGGAAGATGAAGACACAGATGAAAAGATGTTCGAAGATGATGATTCCAACGAGAAGTTGTTTGATGACGATGCCAGTGACAATTTGTTTGAAGATTCCGATGAGAGAGGGACTGTGGGTGATTCAGGGAATGTTAAGGAGGAAGGGCCCCTGTCCACAGGCAGCAGCTTTGTCCTCAGTAGTGATGACGACGACGAAGACGATGATGACGTTTAA
- the HTATSF1 gene encoding 17S U2 SnRNP complex component HTATSF1 isoform X1 has translation MSNNLDENDEFDEQLRMQKLYGGSEDGDTEKDPGGENDSFQQQPTDTPYEWDLDKKAWFPKITEDFIATYQANYGFSNDGASSSTANVQDVSARTAEEPPQRKSPEPSDTKKRGEKRKSESGWFHVEEGRNTNVYVSGLPPDITVDEFIQLMSKFGIIMRDPQTEEFKVKLYKDNQGNLKGDGLCCYLKRESVDLALKLLDDDEIRGYKLHVEVAKFQLKGEYDASKKKKKCKDYKKKLSMQQKQLDWRPEKRAGPSRLRHERVVIIRNMFHPIDFEDDPLVLNEIREDLRVECSKFGQVRRLLLFDRHPDGVASVSFRDPEEADYCIQTLNGRWFGGRQITAQVWDGTTDYQVEETTREREERLRGWEVFLNTPEANRGLQRSDSVWAPERVGPSRMRHFSEHPCTSQTNVQEAATEMAFEEPIDEKKFEKTEDGGEVEEAASEKDAKESGPEKEAEKGCPQKESEESCLKREFEEGCPKRAREEDFPDRESGERSPEKEHEEGSPKKESKENGAEREPKKKRLKTDPDENSLEQEPEEEASPQKAAEDGSSEQGSEECSEKQFEDDSEKELEENGLEKGFEEEGSEKELNENILEKEVEENNSEKSEFEDDSSGKMFDEEGSEKEFDEESDEKEEEEDVYEKVFDDESDEKEDKEVAEEKGLEDVVEKDKEDDADEKVFEDSDGKEDEEDADVKEDEDTDEKMFEDDDSNEKLFDDDASDNLFEDSDERGTVGDSGNVKEEGPLSTGSSFVLSSDDDDEDDDDV, from the exons ATGAGCAACAACTTGGATGAGAACGACGAGTTTGATGAGCAGTTGCGAATGCAAAAATTGTACGGAGGCTCTGAGGACGGCGACACCGAGAAAGATCCCGGTGGAGAAAACGATTCTTTCCAGCAGCAGCCGACTGACACCCCATACGAGTGGGACCTGGATAAGAAGGCTTGGTTCCCCAAG ATCACTGAAGATTTTATTGCTACATATCAGGCCAATTATGGCTTTTCTAACGATGGTGCGTCTAGTTCTACTGCGAATGTCCAAGATGTCAGTGCTAGGACTGCAGAGGAACCTCCGCAAAGAAAATCCCCCGAACCCAGTGATACCaaaaagaggggagaaaagagaaagagtgaaTCAG GATGGTTTCATGTTGAAGAAGGCAGAAACACAAATGTGTATGTTTCTG GTTTGCCTCCAGATATTACAGTGGATGAATTTATACAGCTCATGTCCAAGTTTGGCATTATTATGAGAGATCCTCAAACAGAAGAATTTAAGGTCAAGCTTTACAAAGATAATCAAGGAAATCTTAAAGGAGATGGACTTTGCTGTTATTTGAAG AGAGAATCTGTGGATCTTGCATTAAAACTTTTGGATGACGATGAAATTAGAGGCTACAAATTACATGTGGAGGTGGCAAAGTTTCAACTGAAAGGGGAATATGACgcctcaaagaagaaaaagaagtgcaAAGACTACAAGAAAAAGCTGTCTATGCAACAaaa GCAGTTGGATTGGAGACCTGAGAAAAGAGCTGGCCCGTCCCGACTGCGCCACGAGCGAGTTGTCATCATCAGAAATATGTTTCATCCTATAGATTTTGAG GATGATCCACTGGTGCTGAACGAGATCAGAGAAGACCTTCGGGTGGAATGTTCGAAGTTTGGACAAGTTAGGAGGCTCCTCCTCTTTGAT AGACACCCTGATGGTGTGGCCTCTGTGTCCTTTAGGGATCCGGAGGAAGCTGATTATTGTATTCAGACCCTCAATGGAAGGTGGTTTGGTGGCCGTCAAATCACTGCCCAAGTGTGGGATGGGACTACAGATTATCAG GTGGAGGAGACCacgagagaaagggaggaaaggctGAGAGGATGGGAGGTTTTCCTCAACACTCCCGAAGCCAACAGAGGCCTTCAGCGTTCAGATTCCGTCTGGGCTCCAGAAAGGGTGGGGCCTTCTAGAATGAGGCATTTTTCAGAGCACCCTTGCACATCTCAAACGAATGTTCAAGAAGCCGCAACTGAAATGGCATTTGAAGAACCTATAGAtgaaaagaagtttgaaaaaacaGAAGATGGGGGAGAAGTTGAAGAAGCTGCTTCTGAAAAAGATGCTAAAGAAAGTGGCCCTGAAAAAGAGGCTGAAAAAGGCTGTCCCCAAAAAGAATCTGAAGAGAGCTGCCTCAAAAGAGAGTTTGAGGAAGGCTGTCCCAAAAGAGCGCGTGAAGAAGACTTCCCTGACAGAGAGTCCGGAGAACGCAGCCCCGAGAAAGAGCATGAAGAGGGTAGTCCTAAAAAAGAGTCGAAAGAGAATGGTGCAGAAAGAGAGCCCAAAAAGAAGAGACTCAAAACAGATCCTGATGAGAACAGCCTTGAGCAGGAGCCTGAGGAGGAGGCCAGCCCCCAGAAGGCGGCTGAAGATGGCAGCTCAGAACAAGGGTCTGAAGAGTGCTCGGAAAAGCAGTTTGAAGACGACTCCGAAAAAGAGTTAGAAGAAAACGGCCTTGAGAAAGGTTTTGAGGAAGAGGGCTCGGAGAAGGAACTTAATGaaaacattcttgagaaagaGGTAGAAGAAAATAACTCTGAAAAATCAGAATTCGAAGATGACAGCTCTGGGAAAATGTTTGATGAAGAAGGCTCTGAGAAGGAGTTTGACGAAGAGTCagatgagaaggaagaagaggaagatgtGTATGAAAAAGTATTTGACGACGAGTCGGATGAAAAAGAGGACAAAGAAGTTGCAGAAGAAAAGGGACTGGAAGATGTGGTTGAAAAGGACAAAGAAGACGATGCAGATGAAAAGGTGTTTGAAGATTcagatggaaaagaagatgaggaAGATGCAGATGTAAAGGAAGATGAAGACACAGATGAAAAGATGTTCGAAGATGATGATTCCAACGAGAAGTTGTTTGATGACGATGCCAGTGACAATTTGTTTGAAGATTCCGATGAGAGAGGGACTGTGGGTGATTCAGGGAATGTTAAGGAGGAAGGGCCCCTGTCCACAGGCAGCAGCTTTGTCCTCAGTAGTGATGACGACGACGAAGACGATGATGACGTTTAA
- the BRS3 gene encoding bombesin receptor subtype-3 produces MSQRQPQSPNQTLISTTNETESSSPVVPNDTTNKGRTGDNSPGIEALCAIYITYAVIISVGILGNAILIKVFFKTKSMQTVPNIFITSLAFGDLLLLLTCVPVDATHYLAEGWLFGRIGCKVLSFIRLTSVGVSVFTLTILSADRYKAVVKPLERQPPNAILKTCAKAGCIWIVSMIIALPEAIFSNVYTFRDPHKNMTFESCASYPVSERLLQEIHSLLCFLVFYIIPLSIISVYYSLIARTLYKSTLNIPTEEQSHARKQIESRKRIAKTVLVLVALFALCWLPNHLLYLYRSFTSQTYVDPSAIHFIVTIFSRVLAFSNSCVNPFALYWLSKTFQQHFKAQLFCCKAELPDPPAADTPLDNLAVMGRVRGAASTQVSEISVSVFAGCTVKKEDDRA; encoded by the exons ATGTCTCAAAGGCAGCCTCAGTCACCTAATCAGACTTTAATTTCAACCACAAATGAAACAGAATCATCAAGCCCTGTCGTTCCTAATGATACCACAAATAAAGGAAGGACCGGTGACAACTCTCCAGGAATAGAAGCATTGTGTGCCATCTATATCACTTACGCTGTGATCATTTCAGTGGGCATACTTGGAAATGCTATTCTCATCAAAGTCTTTTTCAAGACCAAATCCATGCAAACAGTTCCCAATATTTTCATCACCAGCCTGGCTTTTGGAGATCTTTTACTTCTGCTAACTTGTGTGCCAGTCGATGCAACCCACTACCTTGCAGAAGGATGGCTGTTCGGAAGAATTGGATGTAAGGTGCTCTCTTTCATCCGGCTCACTTCTGTTGGTGTATCAGTGTTCACGTTAACAATTCTCAGTGCTGACAG ATACAAGGCAGTTGTGAAGCCCTTGGAGCGTCAGCCCCCCAATGCCATCCTGAAGACCTGTGCCAAAGCTGGCTGCATCTGGATCGTGTCTATGATCATTGCTCTACCAGAGgctatattttcaaatgtatatacTTTTCGAGATCCCCACAAAAATATGACCTTTGAATCGTGTGCCTCTTATCCTGTTTCTGAGAGGCTCCTGCAGGAGATACATTCTCTGCTGTGCTTCTTAGTGTTCTACATTATTCCACTTTCGATTATCTCTGTCTATTACTCTTTGATTGCTAGGACTCTTTACAAAAGCACCTTGAACATACCTACTGAGGAACAAAGCCATGCCCGCAAGCAG ATTGAATCCCGAAAGCGAATTGCCAAAACGGTGCTGGTGCTGGTGGCTCTGTTTGCTCTCTGCTGGTTGCCGAATCACCTCCTGTACCTCTACCGCTCATTCACTTCTCAAACCTACGTGGACCCCTCTGCCATTCACTTCATTGTCACCATTTTCTCTCGGGTTCTGGCTTTCAGCAATTCTTGTGTAAACCCCTTTGCTCTTTACTGGCTGAGCAAGACGTTCCAGCAGCATTTTAAAGCTCAGTTATTCTGTTGCAAGGCAGAGCTGCCTGACCCTCCTGCTGCCGATACCCCTCTTGACAACCTGGCCGTGATGGGAAGGGTCCGGGGTGCTGCAAGCACTCAGGTGTCTGAAATTAGTGTGTCCGTGTTTGCTGGCTGTACTGTGAAGAAGGAAGATGACAGAGCCTag